The genomic DNA CGTACATTTTATAACTTTAATCGAGCAAGTAGCATCAGTTTCCTGCTTTATCAACCATTGCTCAAATCCCATATATAAGCTcgacatctttcttttctttttctttcttttttgattccATTTGTATTAATTCTAATGATATCaatcaatgaaaagaaaaaaattaaatacgactaaaaattgtaatattatttataggtATATCGACGTCTGGTTACTGGCGTTAACGAAATCGAAAAACGACTTCCATTCTCTCATAACGATCGTTTTGGATTCTTAACATTCTGCCCGACGAATCTTGGTACGACGGTACGTGCATCTGTACACATCAAAGTACCCAAGTTGGCAGCTAATAAGGAGAAACTTGAACAAGTTGCCGCTCAATACAATCTTCAAGTACGCGGTACCCGCGGTGAGCACACCGAGGCTGAGGGTggtatttatgatatttctaACAAGCGTCGTCTTGGATTGACCGAATATCAAGCTGTCAAGGAGATGCACGATGGCATTGCCGAATTGATCAAGATTGAAAAGGagctttaaataaattaaagcgaaaggaaaaataaaagaaagaagggaaagagaaaaaaaagaaaagaaaaataaagaaacacaTCCACAAGAAGAAGATATACTCCTCTCTACGTGATGAtggatatctatatatatattatatattttccagtgttttgaattattattattattattattattattattactattactattattattattattattattattttcttttttttcttcctttgtttttttatttctctcattaCTTATTCCAATGCAAAAGCAATTCCTGCTGAGCTTCTTCTCTGCTGCtccttttaattctttctctctctcagtcaCTCAGtcactcactttctctctcgctcgcatctcatttttgttttattataattcttttttttttttccttgttgaTCTTTGTCACCATtcatacactttttttttttttttttttttttattagtaacaAACACAATTATTAAAAGCATGAGTCAAGATTTAGGAGCGTTTCAAAAAAACGCGCATGTTCCAGCTAGCGCTTTTGCAGTAGATACTCACATTACCAGGTTGTAccgatgatgataacgatgatgatgatgaataatgatgatgatgatgataatgatggtgacgatgatgataatgataatgatgattatgGGAGATATAAGGTTGATGAAGAAGGTGAATTTCAAATcacaaataaagaaacatacacattttatttctcgtccAATTTTCAATACCTACGATACTTTTTCCAagcttcatatatatattcattgtcagtgtgtgtgtatatatatatatatatatatgtggtattccaacaaatattttatatgtatacatatatgccatttttttcacaaagaaataattaggAAGTATGTGAAGACATCCCTGTGTTAAAACGGCAGTAGCATATtgcgaaaatatttcattaaaacattaaaatttctctcaaaaaaatatttcatatcaatatatatttaaatatatatatatatatatatttggtatCACAACAAATtctgttataattattattacattttaatatgtatttgtgtatatatatatttataaatatacatatatatattatgtatatatagatatacataacCATTGTATGACATACTTGTCATGTGTATGATCAGAtacttaataaataagatCACACATGCATTAATAggcaaaaaatatatcttatcaaattgaagaattattaaataggCTTTGAAAAATagtattcgtataaataatccAAGATCGATAGAAGACACGTTGCTTTTTTTTGTGctttgtttaaatattcatcattcattctttcgaaGTTTCAAAGTACATGAAGTCCTGCAAttgagaaatacatatattcaattaaacgTATACTAATTCTTATTAATCTAACAATGtcgaatcgattgaaaaatttttttatttgtcaaaCTTACTATCAAGAGACAAGCACCAAGAAGAACAGCTTTTATTTTGACATCAAGATCAATGGGGAAGCTGATACCAAAATTATCGGTATCCGTAAAATATTCACGAGTAATACCACTCCAATGTTTACTGATCATGCCAACTCCTTGAGTACCATCAGCAGACTTTACCTAATCATttcatatatcaatatatatatatattgaaaaaatattaaagcgTTATCTTTACTCTCGTTCTTGTCTTCGGTTACTGCATAttgattaaaaagtaaaaaagaaaagatatatgtatatatacaattactTTAAAATCAACTTCTACGCAGAAACGTAATAACGGTCCTTTTATCTTCAAAACTGTGTCGCCATTTGCATTGAGTATTGAAAACCATGGCCTAAATAGAGTCCAATCTTGAACAACCGATCCCAAAAGAATACCACCGGAATAGACTTCCAATtcctatgaaaaataataattcattgtaataatttgttttacaatttatataatacgatttacaatatattatatatatatatatacgtatgtatctatgcatatattatattgattacATATTGAGAGAAACCTGTAAACAACAAGGACAGCAACAACTGTTACACCTTAATGGACGAATCATATGAAGAATTTCTCTTCTAATTCCATCGAATACCTTGAATTCACAATTGCGATAGGTACCGCAACAAAAACGTGAACAACAGTTAGATTGTTCACAAACATAATAAACTTGTTCACCTCTTATATTCATTACGTTATATTTATTGCGGGTTTCCCATCCGGTAACAActgaaaataatcaattttattaatttggaagcttataaaatatatatcttctaagagagtaatatatatatataattactatcacatatatattatatctatttgcaaaaatataaattatataccgtacattatatatatagagtgtTTCAGAATAAGCAGCTCAAGTATTTTAAGGGTTGCTTCAATACATCACAATAATAAACAGtgtatatagtttatatagtatatatacatatatatagtgacatttttttttt from Vespula pensylvanica isolate Volc-1 chromosome 13, ASM1446617v1, whole genome shotgun sequence includes the following:
- the LOC122633762 gene encoding phospholipid scramblase 2 isoform X2; the protein is MSNPYLQPSYSIPMPMNQPGTQPIASAPSPNEFPLPYAPQVPQGGWPIPNMICPPGLEYLMGLDHLFVKQKFEMLEVVTGWETRNKYNVMNIRGEQVYYVCEQSNCCSRFCCGTYRNCEFKVFDGIRREILHMIRPLRCNSCCCPCCLQELEVYSGGILLGSVVQDWTLFRPWFSILNANGDTVLKIKGPLLRFCVEVDFKVKSADGTQGVGMISKHWSGITREYFTDTDNFGISFPIDLDVKIKAVLLGACLLIDFMYFETSKE
- the LOC122633762 gene encoding phospholipid scramblase 2 isoform X1 — its product is MSNPYLQPSYSIPMPMNQPGTQPIASAPSPNEFPLPYAPQVPQGGWPIPNMICPPGLEYLMGLDHLFVKQKFEMLEVVTGWETRNKYNVMNIRGEQVYYVCEQSNCCSRFCCGTYRNCEFKVFDGIRREILHMIRPLRCNSCCCPCCLQELEVYSGGILLGSVVQDWTLFRPWFSILNANGDTVLKIKGPLLRFCVEVDFKVKSADGTQGVGMISKHWSGITREYFTDTDNFGISFPIDLDVKIKAVLLGACLLIVSLTNKKIFQSIRHC
- the LOC122633762 gene encoding phospholipid scramblase 1 isoform X3; translation: MICPPGLEYLMGLDHLFVKQKFEMLEVVTGWETRNKYNVMNIRGEQVYYVCEQSNCCSRFCCGTYRNCEFKVFDGIRREILHMIRPLRCNSCCCPCCLQELEVYSGGILLGSVVQDWTLFRPWFSILNANGDTVLKIKGPLLRFCVEVDFKVKSADGTQGVGMISKHWSGITREYFTDTDNFGISFPIDLDVKIKAVLLGACLLIVSLTNKKIFQSIRHC